In a genomic window of Streptomyces sp. SJL17-4:
- a CDS encoding heme-degrading domain-containing protein: MSSREVSELEAQEARLVLPRFTYEDAWTLGGLLVGMARERGAPVAIDIRRGPQQLFHCALPGSSADNDAWIDRKRRVVERYGVSSFLVGARFREKGTTFEESSRLDPDRYAAHGGSFPVAVEGAGVIGSVTVSGLPQAEDHAMVVEALERLLGSYAS; encoded by the coding sequence GTGAGCTCCCGGGAAGTGAGTGAGCTGGAGGCGCAGGAGGCCCGTCTGGTCCTCCCCCGCTTCACGTACGAGGACGCCTGGACGCTCGGCGGCCTGCTCGTCGGCATGGCGCGCGAGCGCGGGGCGCCGGTGGCGATCGACATCCGGCGCGGGCCGCAGCAGCTCTTCCACTGCGCGCTGCCGGGGTCGAGCGCGGACAACGACGCCTGGATCGACCGCAAGCGACGGGTCGTCGAGCGGTACGGCGTGAGTTCGTTCCTGGTCGGCGCCCGGTTCCGGGAGAAGGGGACGACCTTCGAGGAGTCCTCGCGCCTCGACCCCGACCGGTACGCCGCGCACGGCGGTTCGTTCCCGGTCGCGGTCGAGGGGGCGGGCGTGATCGGCTCGGTCACGGTCTCCGGACTGCCGCAGGCCGAGGATCACGCCATGGTCGTCGAGGCGTTGGAGCGACTGCTCGGCTCGTACGCCTCGTAA
- a CDS encoding YidC/Oxa1 family membrane protein insertase, producing the protein MSVILSAFGSLVERIADLLQPLFATSATAAAIVLFTMLVRLAVHPLSRASARGQKARTRIAPELAALRKKHAKNPERLRKAVTELHAREKVSPFAGILPSLLQAPAFLLMYHLFAGDRMAGHTLLAAPLRDHWADALSHGGPFGPAGRVYLVLFALVVAVATYTYRRTKAQLAAQPLDLGQPTPGAGAITKVMPLLSFATLITVAVVPLGAALYVVTSTAWTAVERALLFRERPGQGEKEGPAPLATRA; encoded by the coding sequence TTGTCCGTCATCCTTTCCGCCTTCGGCTCCCTGGTCGAGCGGATCGCCGACCTGCTCCAGCCGCTCTTCGCCACCAGCGCCACGGCCGCCGCGATCGTCCTCTTCACGATGCTCGTACGGCTCGCGGTCCACCCGCTGTCCCGGGCCTCGGCCCGGGGGCAGAAGGCGCGCACCCGGATCGCGCCGGAGCTGGCCGCGCTCCGCAAGAAGCACGCCAAGAACCCCGAGCGGCTGCGGAAGGCGGTGACGGAGCTGCACGCGCGGGAGAAGGTCTCGCCGTTCGCCGGGATCCTGCCCAGCCTGCTCCAGGCGCCCGCGTTCCTGCTGATGTACCACCTGTTCGCCGGCGACCGGATGGCCGGACACACCCTGCTCGCCGCCCCGCTCCGCGACCACTGGGCCGACGCCCTCTCCCACGGCGGCCCCTTCGGCCCGGCCGGGCGGGTCTACCTCGTCCTGTTCGCGCTCGTCGTCGCCGTGGCCACGTACACGTACCGGCGTACCAAGGCGCAGCTCGCCGCGCAGCCCCTGGACCTGGGTCAGCCCACACCGGGCGCGGGCGCCATCACCAAGGTGATGCCGCTGCTCTCCTTCGCCACCCTGATCACGGTGGCCGTCGTCCCCCTCGGCGCCGCGCTCTACGTCGTCACCAGCACCGCCTGGACCGCCGTAGAGCGGGCCCTTCTCTTCCGGGAGCGCCCCGGTCAGGGCGAGAAGGAGGGGCCCGCGCCCCTTGCTACTCGCGCGTAA
- a CDS encoding choice-of-anchor A family protein, producing the protein MEPTTHERRRDRRRLAVIAASTVAATALVGVLAVNGWADPLPGGLGPCLPGNCPPSTYPDIGSGEVKYRDNNINIYVGGDMLVREAAAEAEGKVVVLGGFDMNKRAGASSVYNVGVAGVGSRVPPDNGTDFLTVGKNLTVATDQRLLAEEGKVSGVVRYGGTLSGTVAPPAVHKADAAAPYTALRDQLTDASHCYAYVNGASRTPTGTASNNNTETLFTGDGTSKLQVFNVDFDLESVGGGQQGIRFDGIPADATVLVNVLGAARTVDSYINQLPDGLRERVLWNFPDATTVKFEGTAQFAGSVLIGNQASTTTITMPGMNGRFFTTGNLTHASETTGGGGQEIHAYPFNGDLPSCGNTTPTPTPTDPTPTPTDPTPTPTDPTPTPTDPTPTPTDPTPTPTDPTPTPTDPTPTPTPTDHTVGGSANGGSDGGYGDNGSDGGYGDSGGGHHGPNGELSETGAGTGKIVMGATAVGLALGGGALVLVSRRRRRMG; encoded by the coding sequence ATGGAACCCACCACGCACGAGCGACGACGTGACCGGCGCCGTCTCGCCGTCATCGCCGCCTCCACGGTCGCGGCCACCGCCCTCGTCGGCGTGCTCGCCGTCAACGGCTGGGCCGACCCGCTGCCGGGCGGCCTCGGCCCCTGCCTGCCGGGCAACTGTCCCCCGAGCACGTACCCCGACATCGGCAGCGGCGAGGTCAAGTACCGCGACAACAACATCAACATCTACGTCGGCGGCGACATGCTCGTCCGCGAGGCCGCCGCCGAGGCCGAGGGCAAGGTCGTCGTCCTGGGCGGCTTCGACATGAACAAGCGCGCGGGCGCCTCCAGCGTCTACAACGTCGGCGTCGCGGGCGTCGGCTCGCGCGTCCCGCCGGACAACGGCACCGACTTCCTCACCGTCGGCAAGAACCTGACGGTCGCCACCGACCAGCGGCTGCTCGCCGAGGAGGGCAAGGTCAGCGGCGTCGTACGGTACGGGGGCACGCTCTCCGGCACGGTGGCCCCGCCCGCCGTGCACAAGGCCGACGCCGCCGCCCCGTACACCGCGCTCCGCGACCAGCTCACCGACGCCAGCCACTGCTACGCGTACGTGAACGGCGCCTCCCGCACCCCCACCGGCACCGCCTCCAACAACAACACCGAGACTCTCTTCACGGGTGACGGCACGTCCAAGCTCCAGGTCTTCAACGTCGACTTCGACCTGGAGTCCGTCGGCGGCGGCCAGCAGGGCATCCGCTTCGACGGGATCCCGGCCGACGCGACCGTCCTCGTCAACGTCCTCGGCGCCGCCCGCACCGTCGACTCGTACATCAACCAGCTGCCGGACGGGCTGCGTGAGCGGGTCCTGTGGAACTTCCCCGACGCCACCACCGTGAAGTTCGAGGGCACGGCCCAGTTCGCGGGCAGCGTGCTGATCGGCAACCAGGCCAGCACGACGACGATCACGATGCCGGGCATGAACGGCCGCTTCTTCACCACCGGGAACCTGACGCACGCCTCGGAGACGACCGGCGGTGGCGGCCAGGAGATCCACGCCTATCCGTTCAACGGCGACCTGCCGTCCTGTGGGAACACCACGCCCACCCCCACACCGACGGACCCGACGCCGACGCCCACGGACCCGACGCCGACCCCGACCGACCCGACCCCGACTCCCACGGATCCGACGCCCACGCCGACGGACCCGACCCCGACGCCCACGGACCCGACGCCCACACCCACCGATCCCACGCCCACACCCACCCCCACCGATCACACGGTCGGCGGGTCGGCGAACGGCGGCAGCGACGGCGGCTACGGCGACAACGGGAGCGACGGCGGGTACGGAGACTCCGGCGGCGGCCACCACGGCCCCAACGGCGAACTCTCGGAGACCGGCGCCGGCACCGGGAAGATCGTGATGGGCGCCACCGCCGTCGGCCTCGCCCTCGGCGGCGGCGCGCTCGTCCTCGTCAGCCGGAGGCGGAGGCGGATGGGCTGA
- a CDS encoding fumarylacetoacetate hydrolase family protein has translation MKLLRVGPPGAERPALLDQDGTLRDLSALVDDIDGSLLADASALDRVRAAAGAGVLPALDATGLRVGPPVGRIGKVVCIGLNYHGHAAETGQATPAEPVVFLKAADTVVGPDDTVLVPRGSVKTDWEVELAIVIGRTARYLETDEEALAHVAGYAVAHDVSEREFQIERGGTWDKGKNCETFNPLGPWLVTADEVPDPQALGLRLWVNGELKQDGHTSDQIFPVAEVVRYVSRFMTLYPGDIINTGTPAGVAMGQPEPKPYLRPGDVVELEVDGLGRQRQELKSA, from the coding sequence ATGAAGCTGCTGCGTGTCGGCCCGCCCGGAGCCGAGCGTCCCGCCCTGCTCGACCAGGACGGGACGCTTCGCGACCTGTCCGCGCTGGTCGACGACATCGACGGCAGTCTGCTCGCCGACGCCTCCGCCCTCGACCGGGTACGGGCCGCCGCCGGCGCCGGTGTGCTGCCCGCGCTCGACGCCACCGGGCTGCGCGTCGGCCCGCCCGTCGGGCGGATCGGCAAGGTCGTGTGCATCGGGCTGAACTACCACGGGCACGCCGCCGAGACCGGCCAGGCCACCCCCGCCGAGCCCGTCGTCTTCCTCAAAGCCGCCGACACCGTCGTCGGCCCGGACGACACCGTGCTCGTACCGCGCGGCTCGGTGAAGACCGACTGGGAGGTGGAGCTCGCCATCGTCATCGGCCGCACCGCCCGCTACCTGGAGACCGACGAGGAGGCCCTCGCGCACGTCGCCGGGTACGCCGTCGCCCATGACGTCTCCGAGCGCGAGTTCCAGATCGAGCGCGGCGGCACCTGGGACAAGGGCAAGAACTGCGAGACCTTCAACCCGCTCGGTCCCTGGCTCGTCACCGCCGACGAGGTGCCGGACCCGCAGGCGCTCGGACTGCGCCTCTGGGTGAACGGCGAGCTCAAGCAGGACGGCCACACCTCGGACCAGATCTTCCCCGTCGCCGAGGTCGTCCGGTACGTCAGCCGGTTCATGACCCTCTACCCGGGCGACATCATCAACACCGGCACCCCCGCCGGTGTCGCCATGGGGCAGCCGGAGCCCAAGCCGTACCTGCGCCCCGGTGACGTCGTCGAGCTGGAGGTCGACGGGCTGGGCCGGCAGCGGCAGGAGCTCAAGAGCGCCTGA
- a CDS encoding DUF6412 domain-containing protein: MTVGSLALRVLAPLFFLLALADLLLSDGGGVSAAVALAATTVVCALFGARTAPAVPPTAVRTAIRDRERRTAFLPQRDPDAAGRRRPRAPGRPLLTAA; this comes from the coding sequence ATGACGGTCGGGAGCCTTGCTCTGCGCGTCCTCGCGCCGCTGTTCTTCCTCCTCGCCCTCGCCGATCTGCTGCTCTCCGACGGCGGTGGCGTCTCCGCAGCCGTCGCGCTCGCCGCCACCACCGTCGTCTGCGCCCTGTTCGGAGCCCGTACGGCCCCGGCCGTGCCGCCCACCGCCGTCCGCACCGCGATCCGTGACCGCGAGCGGCGCACCGCCTTCCTGCCCCAGCGCGACCCCGACGCCGCGGGGCGCCGCAGACCCCGCGCTCCCGGCCGTCCCCTCCTGACGGCCGCGTAG
- a CDS encoding helix-turn-helix domain-containing protein has translation MALGKDYAHQQCSIARALEVIGERWTLLVVRDAFYGVRRYNDFLTHLGAPRAVLAARLQALVEAGVLDRRRYQESPPRDEYVLTDRGLALWPVLRSLGAWGRAEVPGAVAVRHFHHADCGTELGPYGECPACRVPVPPADVEMRPGAGLDQDPDDPVSRALLGTRRLLVPLQPGTPEPFRTSSR, from the coding sequence ATGGCTCTCGGCAAGGACTACGCCCACCAGCAGTGCTCCATCGCGCGCGCCCTCGAAGTCATCGGTGAGCGCTGGACCCTGCTCGTCGTCCGCGACGCCTTCTACGGCGTCCGCCGCTACAACGACTTCCTCACCCACCTCGGCGCCCCCCGCGCCGTCCTCGCCGCCCGCCTCCAGGCCCTCGTCGAGGCCGGGGTCCTCGACCGGCGGCGCTACCAGGAGTCGCCCCCGCGCGACGAGTACGTGCTCACCGACCGCGGTCTCGCCCTCTGGCCCGTCCTGCGCTCGCTCGGCGCCTGGGGGCGGGCCGAGGTCCCCGGAGCGGTGGCGGTGCGCCACTTCCACCACGCCGACTGCGGCACCGAACTCGGCCCGTACGGCGAGTGCCCGGCCTGCCGTGTGCCCGTGCCGCCCGCCGACGTCGAGATGCGGCCCGGCGCCGGGCTCGACCAGGACCCCGACGATCCGGTCAGCCGTGCCCTCCTCGGCACCCGCCGCCTGCTGGTCCCTCTCCAGCCGGGAACTCCCGAGCCGTTCCGCACGTCTTCACGGTGA
- a CDS encoding MFS transporter — MPQLASTDHTSAPPHGARSRPGPRPRAALAVTAAATAVALMNYTAPMLTLPDMAAAFSTPASAQAWLLNGTPLGLAVLLLVAGSLADAHGRRRIFLLGTLALGLTTALGAFAGSTATFTAARIAQGAASAAVLAGSLGLLAQAYPAGRDRIRATGVWGASVSAGIALGPLLAGALSLADWRLAYGVLGAAALVIAAVGARTLRADEAAPERAGSPHRPRPDIAGATALGLALAALLTALTLGRDGWLRPQVGLLLLASLALTALFVLVEHRSRTPMVDLALLRRPAFLASTLGALFTGLAVIGLFSVVPALLQGGGSGAGKSPLGGSGAGMSPLGAAWLFVLWSGTAFVVALQARRLPARLSAPYQLALGFVLSAAGVLALLGSLEGPAGSWPRLLPGLLVAGAGSGLLNAALPRLAVDSVPPERAAMGSGANNTARYIGSSAGVALTLALATSGTGPDTAVLVSAALALTGAGLTLALGRQRRR, encoded by the coding sequence ATGCCCCAGCTCGCGTCCACCGACCACACCTCCGCCCCGCCCCACGGCGCCCGCTCCCGACCCGGCCCCCGCCCCCGGGCCGCGCTCGCCGTCACCGCCGCGGCCACCGCCGTCGCGCTGATGAACTACACGGCCCCGATGCTCACCCTCCCCGACATGGCCGCCGCCTTCTCGACCCCGGCATCGGCCCAGGCCTGGCTGCTCAACGGCACCCCGCTCGGCCTCGCCGTCCTCCTCCTGGTGGCCGGCAGCCTCGCCGACGCGCACGGCCGCCGCCGGATCTTCCTCCTCGGGACCCTCGCCCTCGGCCTCACCACCGCCCTCGGCGCCTTCGCAGGCTCCACGGCCACCTTCACCGCGGCCCGGATCGCCCAGGGCGCGGCGAGCGCGGCGGTCCTCGCGGGCAGCCTGGGCCTGCTCGCCCAGGCGTACCCGGCGGGCCGCGACCGGATCAGGGCGACGGGCGTCTGGGGTGCTTCCGTCAGCGCCGGCATCGCACTGGGCCCACTGCTCGCGGGCGCCCTGAGCCTGGCGGACTGGCGGCTCGCGTACGGGGTCCTGGGCGCGGCGGCGCTGGTGATCGCGGCGGTGGGGGCACGGACGCTGAGGGCGGACGAAGCGGCACCGGAAAGGGCGGGCTCCCCCCATCGACCGCGTCCCGACATCGCGGGCGCGACGGCCCTCGGCCTGGCCCTGGCGGCCCTGCTCACCGCGCTCACCCTCGGCCGGGACGGCTGGCTGCGCCCCCAGGTGGGCCTCCTGCTGCTCGCCTCCCTCGCCCTGACGGCACTGTTCGTGCTGGTCGAGCACCGGAGCCGTACGCCCATGGTGGATCTGGCGCTGCTGCGGCGACCGGCGTTCCTGGCGTCGACGCTGGGGGCACTGTTCACGGGTCTGGCCGTGATCGGCCTGTTCAGCGTGGTGCCCGCGCTGCTCCAGGGCGGCGGGTCCGGTGCCGGGAAGTCCCCGCTCGGCGGGTCCGGTGCCGGGATGTCCCCGCTCGGCGCGGCCTGGCTGTTCGTGCTCTGGTCGGGCACGGCGTTCGTCGTGGCCCTCCAGGCGCGCCGGCTCCCGGCCCGGCTGTCGGCCCCGTACCAACTGGCCCTGGGTTTCGTCCTGTCGGCGGCGGGTGTCCTGGCCCTCCTTGGCTCCCTTGAGGGCCCGGCCGGCTCCTGGCCCCGCCTGCTCCCCGGCCTCCTGGTGGCGGGCGCGGGCAGCGGCCTGCTGAACGCCGCGCTGCCGCGCCTCGCGGTGGACTCCGTACCGCCGGAGCGGGCGGCGATGGGCTCGGGCGCCAACAACACCGCCCGCTACATCGGTTCCTCGGCGGGCGTGGCCCTGACGCTGGCGCTCGCGACCTCGGGGACCGGCCCGGACACGGCGGTCCTGGTGTCGGCGGCACTGGCCCTGACGGGCGCGGGGCTCACCCTGGCACTCGGGCGACAGCGGCGTCGGTGA